A genomic region of Pontibaca methylaminivorans contains the following coding sequences:
- the dnaG gene encoding DNA primase produces MSLPSGFLDELRNRSSLGRIAGRKVSWDTRKSNHGKGDLWAPCPFHQEKTASFHVDDRKGFYYCFGCHAKGDIFSFVRESENVGFMEAVEIVARDAGMEMPARDPGQKQQSDRRAKLAEVMEQALRFYRMQLSTAAAAEARAYLARRGLDGAAIERWEIGFAPAGWQALRDHLAGSGIPEEMLLEAGLTRPGRQDSRSYDTFRNRILFPIRDAGGRAIAFGGRAMDPQDKAKYLNSPETPLFDKGRSLYNHGPARAAAGQGAPLIVAEGYMDVIALSEAGFPAVVAPLGTAITESQLQLLWRMAPEPVIALDGDTAGLRAAMRLVDLALPLLEAGQSLRFALLPEGLDPDDLLRTQGPGAMQAALEGAVPMVRLLWQRETEGRVFDSPERRAALDKALRARIATIRDASIRAHYGAEIRNLRHELFAPPRSTRSRGRWPRIPTAASATPGLKASPLVRAGEQDHEQMREAVILASAIVTPQVVPEFESGFEAMACRDPYHAALREIILDHHDGDDGDALRKKITERLGASALENLMSLRHVAISPCLRAPGDPELARMILREELGKILARRGLDAEIAEAEEEMGGLADEALTWRLREAAEARNRALHSPHEDRIEYDTGENGALISREERGALEALLKEISFSKPPR; encoded by the coding sequence ATGAGCCTTCCTTCCGGATTTCTTGACGAGTTGCGCAATCGCTCGAGCCTTGGGCGCATAGCCGGCCGCAAGGTGAGCTGGGACACGCGCAAATCCAACCACGGCAAAGGCGATCTCTGGGCGCCCTGTCCGTTCCATCAGGAAAAGACCGCCAGTTTCCACGTCGATGACCGCAAGGGCTTTTATTACTGCTTCGGTTGCCACGCCAAGGGCGACATCTTTTCCTTCGTCCGGGAAAGCGAGAATGTCGGTTTCATGGAGGCGGTCGAGATCGTCGCCCGCGATGCCGGCATGGAAATGCCCGCCCGTGACCCCGGACAGAAGCAGCAGAGCGACCGGCGCGCGAAACTGGCCGAGGTCATGGAACAGGCGCTGCGCTTTTACCGGATGCAGCTTTCGACCGCAGCCGCCGCGGAGGCGCGGGCCTATCTGGCGCGGCGCGGGCTCGACGGGGCGGCGATCGAGCGGTGGGAGATCGGCTTTGCCCCCGCCGGCTGGCAGGCGCTGCGCGATCACCTGGCCGGCAGCGGCATCCCCGAGGAGATGCTGCTCGAGGCCGGGCTGACCCGTCCCGGGCGGCAGGACTCGCGGTCCTATGACACGTTCCGCAACCGTATCCTGTTTCCGATCCGCGATGCCGGCGGCCGCGCGATCGCCTTTGGCGGCCGTGCCATGGATCCGCAGGACAAGGCGAAATACCTGAATTCGCCCGAGACGCCGCTTTTCGACAAGGGGCGCAGCCTTTACAACCACGGCCCGGCCCGCGCCGCCGCGGGGCAGGGCGCGCCGCTGATCGTGGCCGAGGGCTATATGGATGTGATCGCCCTGTCCGAGGCCGGCTTTCCCGCCGTGGTCGCCCCGCTCGGGACCGCGATCACCGAAAGCCAGTTGCAGCTTCTGTGGCGCATGGCGCCGGAGCCGGTGATCGCGCTCGACGGCGACACGGCCGGGCTGCGGGCGGCGATGCGCCTTGTGGATCTGGCCCTGCCGCTTCTGGAGGCCGGGCAATCGCTGCGCTTTGCGCTCCTGCCCGAAGGGCTTGACCCCGACGATCTGCTGCGCACGCAGGGGCCGGGCGCGATGCAGGCGGCGCTGGAGGGGGCCGTGCCGATGGTGCGGCTGCTCTGGCAGCGCGAGACCGAGGGGCGGGTCTTTGACAGCCCCGAACGGCGGGCGGCGCTCGACAAGGCGCTGCGCGCGCGCATCGCGACGATTCGCGACGCCTCGATCCGCGCCCATTACGGGGCCGAGATCCGCAACCTGCGGCATGAACTGTTCGCACCCCCGCGCAGCACCCGGTCTCGCGGCCGCTGGCCACGCATCCCCACGGCGGCGAGCGCGACGCCGGGGCTGAAGGCGTCGCCGCTCGTGCGTGCCGGCGAGCAGGACCATGAACAGATGCGCGAGGCGGTGATTCTGGCCAGCGCCATCGTCACGCCGCAGGTGGTGCCCGAATTCGAATCGGGTTTCGAGGCCATGGCCTGCCGCGACCCGTATCACGCGGCGCTGCGCGAGATCATCCTCGACCACCATGACGGCGACGATGGCGACGCCCTGCGGAAGAAAATTACCGAACGCCTTGGCGCATCGGCCCTTGAAAACCTCATGTCGCTGCGCCATGTCGCCATCAGTCCCTGTCTGCGCGCCCCGGGCGATCCCGAACTGGCACGCATGATCCTGCGCGAGGAACTGGGAAAGATTCTCGCGCGGCGGGGGCTCGATGCCGAGATTGCGGAGGCGGAGGAGGAGATGGGCGGACTCGCCGACGAGGCGCTGACATGGCGCCTGCGCGAGGCGGCCGAGGCCCGCAACCGGGCGCTGCACAGCCCGCATGAGGATCGAATCGAATACGACACCGGCGAGAATGGCGCGCTGATCAGCCGCGAGGAACGGGGCGCGCTCGAGGCTCTGCTGAAGGAGATCAGCTTTTCAAAGCCGCCGAGATAG
- a CDS encoding Glu/Leu/Phe/Val family dehydrogenase: MTESTRPSFRDNVNLMFTRAAALMDLSPGFEEKIRVCNATYIVRFGVPLRGEIRTFTGYRSVHSEHIEPVKGGIRFASNVHQEEVEALSALMSYKCALAGVPFGGSKGGLRIDPTLYNEDELEQITRRFARELAKRDLIHPAQNVGAPDMGTSAREMAWIADQYARMNPTEINAHACVTGKPLNGGGIAGRVEATGRGVQYALREFFRHESDVARAGLSGGLDGKRIILQGLGKVGYHAGKFLSQEDGARVVALIERDGALSHAEGLDIDAVQEWMQQHGGLSGFPGAEFHPDGAGMLEEDCDILIPAAVEGVIHKGNAARIRAPLIIEAANGPVTAAADEILRGKGVVIIPDMYANAGGVTVSYFEWVKNLSRIRFGRMERLHEANRHQLLVDELLRLAEKSGLDWSFSPDFIRSYLNGADELALVRSGLDDTMRGAYQAMRELWHGREDVPDLRTAGYMRAIGRIASSYRMRGGHL, from the coding sequence ATGACAGAATCCACCCGCCCGAGTTTTCGCGACAACGTGAACCTGATGTTCACCCGGGCCGCCGCGCTGATGGATCTTTCCCCCGGGTTCGAAGAAAAGATCCGGGTCTGCAACGCGACCTATATCGTGCGTTTCGGCGTCCCGCTCCGGGGCGAGATTCGCACCTTCACCGGCTATCGCTCGGTCCATTCCGAACATATCGAGCCGGTGAAGGGCGGGATCCGCTTTGCCTCGAACGTGCATCAGGAAGAGGTCGAGGCGCTTTCGGCGCTGATGTCCTACAAATGCGCGCTGGCCGGGGTGCCCTTCGGCGGCTCCAAGGGCGGATTGCGCATCGACCCCACGCTGTACAACGAGGACGAGCTCGAGCAGATCACCCGGCGCTTTGCGCGCGAACTGGCCAAGCGCGACCTGATCCATCCGGCCCAGAACGTCGGCGCGCCCGACATGGGCACCAGCGCGCGGGAAATGGCCTGGATCGCCGACCAGTATGCCCGCATGAACCCGACCGAGATCAATGCCCATGCCTGCGTCACCGGCAAGCCGCTGAACGGCGGGGGCATTGCCGGGCGGGTCGAGGCGACCGGGCGGGGCGTGCAATATGCGCTGCGCGAATTCTTCCGCCACGAATCCGACGTGGCCCGGGCCGGGCTCTCGGGCGGGCTCGACGGCAAGCGGATCATCCTCCAGGGGCTCGGCAAGGTCGGCTATCACGCCGGAAAGTTCCTGTCGCAGGAAGACGGGGCCCGGGTGGTCGCCCTGATCGAGCGCGACGGCGCGCTTTCCCATGCGGAGGGGCTCGACATCGACGCGGTGCAGGAGTGGATGCAGCAGCACGGCGGGCTGTCGGGCTTTCCGGGGGCGGAGTTTCACCCCGACGGGGCGGGGATGCTCGAGGAAGACTGCGACATCCTGATTCCGGCGGCGGTCGAGGGGGTCATTCACAAGGGCAATGCGGCCCGCATCCGTGCGCCGCTGATCATCGAGGCCGCGAACGGGCCGGTCACGGCGGCGGCGGACGAGATCCTGCGCGGCAAGGGCGTGGTCATCATTCCCGACATGTATGCGAATGCCGGCGGGGTGACGGTGTCCTATTTCGAATGGGTGAAGAACCTGTCGCGCATCCGCTTCGGCCGGATGGAGCGCCTGCACGAGGCCAACCGGCATCAGTTGCTGGTGGACGAACTCCTGCGCCTTGCCGAGAAAAGCGGCCTCGACTGGAGCTTCTCGCCCGATTTCATCCGCAGCTACCTGAACGGCGCCGATGAGCTTGCGCTGGTGCGTTCGGGGCTCGACGACACCATGCGCGGCGCCTACCAGGCGATGCGCGAACTCTGGCACGGGCGCGAGGACGTTCCCGACCTGCGCACGGCCGGTTACATGCGCGCCATCGGCCGGATCGCCAGCAGCTACCGGATGCGGGGCGGCCATCTGTGA
- a CDS encoding TadE/TadG family type IV pilus assembly protein, with protein sequence MLPNGNRRPPRTAAGGGPILGRFCRGEDGALFIFALYTFVLILMMAGIGIDLMRFERDRSLLQSTLDRAVLAATDLNQIRPPRAVVIDYFDKAGLLDYLDEESIEVTQGINFREVSARADALIATMFMRLSGVDTLSATAAATALERIPNVEISLVLDISSSMNQNGRIGALRPAAAAFIDTVLRGEAKEKTSINLIVYGGQTNPGPWMFAHLNGQRYPDIPLSRRNGGDANGRFPNVSSCLELTAADFTHPDLPKAQSYQQTPHFVYWNLDSRTTDWGWCPSDEKAIIYASNEAAKLNHLVNTMRLHGGTGTQHAIKWAVSLLSPSTQGTFAAMAGDGMIPSEFAARPAAWDDTETAKYIVLMTDGQINPQYRPKDPMDPKNPTVALLSRQNDARQTVSSSVAFSQFLTQCNLAKASPRNITVYTIAFDSPLSVQNEMIQCASSPSHFFNARTDDITSVFASIARQINQLKLVN encoded by the coding sequence ATGCTCCCCAATGGCAACAGAAGACCCCCTCGCACCGCTGCCGGCGGCGGGCCGATCCTGGGCCGGTTTTGCCGGGGGGAAGACGGGGCACTGTTCATCTTCGCGCTTTATACCTTCGTGCTGATCCTCATGATGGCCGGAATCGGCATCGACCTGATGCGGTTCGAACGCGACCGCAGTCTCCTGCAATCGACGCTCGACCGCGCCGTGCTCGCGGCGACCGACCTCAATCAGATCCGCCCGCCGCGCGCGGTCGTCATCGACTATTTCGACAAGGCGGGGCTGCTCGACTATCTCGACGAGGAGTCGATCGAGGTGACGCAGGGCATCAATTTCCGCGAAGTCAGCGCCAGAGCGGATGCTCTGATCGCGACCATGTTCATGCGGCTGAGCGGTGTCGATACCCTTTCCGCGACAGCCGCCGCGACCGCACTCGAACGCATCCCGAACGTGGAGATTTCGCTCGTGCTCGACATATCGAGCTCCATGAACCAGAACGGCCGGATCGGGGCGCTGCGGCCGGCGGCGGCCGCCTTCATCGACACGGTGTTGCGCGGGGAGGCGAAGGAAAAGACCTCGATCAACCTTATCGTCTATGGCGGCCAGACCAACCCGGGCCCGTGGATGTTCGCGCATCTGAACGGTCAACGGTATCCAGACATCCCGCTTTCGCGACGAAACGGCGGCGATGCGAACGGGCGTTTCCCCAACGTGTCATCCTGCCTGGAGCTGACGGCAGCCGATTTCACGCACCCCGACCTGCCGAAGGCCCAAAGCTATCAGCAGACACCGCATTTCGTATACTGGAATCTGGACTCGAGAACCACCGACTGGGGCTGGTGCCCCTCGGACGAGAAGGCCATCATCTATGCCTCGAACGAGGCGGCAAAGCTGAACCATCTCGTCAATACGATGCGGCTGCATGGCGGAACCGGCACGCAGCACGCGATAAAATGGGCCGTTTCCCTGCTGAGCCCCTCGACACAGGGCACCTTCGCCGCGATGGCGGGCGACGGGATGATCCCTTCCGAATTCGCGGCCCGCCCCGCCGCGTGGGACGACACCGAAACCGCGAAATACATCGTGCTGATGACCGATGGCCAGATCAATCCCCAGTATCGGCCAAAGGATCCGATGGATCCGAAAAACCCGACAGTGGCCCTGCTGTCCCGGCAGAACGATGCCCGGCAGACCGTCAGCAGCAGCGTTGCGTTCTCGCAGTTCCTGACCCAGTGCAATCTCGCCAAGGCATCGCCGCGCAACATCACCGTCTATACCATCGCGTTCGATTCCCCGCTCTCGGTCCAGAACGAGATGATCCAGTGCGCCTCGAGCCCGTCACATTTCTTCAACGCGCGCACCGATGACATCACCTCTGTCTTTGCAAGCATCGCGCGCCAGATCAACCAGTTGAAACTGGTGAACTGA
- a CDS encoding TadE/TadG family type IV pilus assembly protein, which yields MRGEAVPPAILPGQSPARRGRGFLAAFLRDDSGNPTLEFTIVFPVIMAMLLAGAELGMIGLRHSTLERALDLTVRDIRLGTGQVMQHDEVKTAICRRAPFIDNCDHSLRLEMVQLDPRNWSGITARPDCIDQSRPVSPVRNFRNRTQPNDMMILRACARITPVFPSTGLGRGVTKDGAGKFSLVAISAFVQEPE from the coding sequence ATGCGCGGGGAGGCCGTTCCTCCAGCCATCCTCCCGGGCCAGTCGCCCGCGCGGCGGGGGCGCGGTTTCCTCGCCGCGTTCCTGCGCGACGACAGCGGCAATCCGACGCTGGAATTCACCATCGTCTTTCCCGTCATCATGGCGATGCTGCTCGCCGGGGCGGAACTCGGCATGATCGGCCTGCGCCATTCGACGCTCGAGCGGGCGCTCGATCTCACGGTGCGCGACATCCGCCTCGGCACCGGACAGGTCATGCAGCATGACGAGGTCAAGACCGCGATCTGCCGGCGCGCGCCGTTTATCGACAACTGCGACCACAGCCTGCGGCTCGAGATGGTGCAGCTCGACCCCCGCAACTGGAGCGGCATCACCGCCCGGCCCGACTGCATCGACCAGTCCCGCCCCGTCAGCCCGGTGCGCAACTTTCGAAATCGCACGCAGCCGAACGACATGATGATCCTGCGGGCCTGCGCCCGGATCACGCCGGTCTTTCCCTCGACCGGGCTGGGCCGCGGCGTCACCAAGGACGGGGCCGGGAAATTTTCGCTCGTCGCCATATCCGCTTTCGTGCAGGAGCCGGAATGA
- a CDS encoding TadE/TadG family type IV pilus assembly protein → MMRRRHRSALPAPLRRFLRGEDAAVSVEFILAMPMLFWAFAACFVFFDGFRQSTINLRAAYTISDMISRETAGIDSTYIDSMQRLLALMARSGSDTALRVTILRWEDDAGRHYVDWSASRGFPGAITNTTAATMAGRLPLMSDGERIILVETSNTYTPVFKVGIGPRELQNFVFTRPRFAPQIAWVGPRPGG, encoded by the coding sequence ATGATGCGCCGCCGCCACCGCTCCGCTCTGCCCGCGCCCCTGCGCCGTTTCCTGCGCGGCGAAGATGCGGCGGTCTCGGTCGAATTCATCCTGGCCATGCCCATGCTGTTCTGGGCCTTCGCCGCCTGTTTCGTGTTTTTCGACGGCTTCCGCCAGAGCACGATCAACCTGCGCGCCGCCTATACCATCAGCGACATGATCTCGCGCGAGACGGCGGGTATCGACAGCACCTATATCGATTCCATGCAGCGGCTGCTGGCGCTGATGGCGCGTTCGGGCTCGGACACGGCGTTGCGCGTCACGATCCTGCGGTGGGAGGACGACGCCGGGCGCCACTATGTGGACTGGTCGGCTTCCCGCGGGTTTCCGGGGGCGATCACGAACACGACCGCCGCGACCATGGCCGGGCGCCTGCCGCTGATGTCGGATGGCGAGCGCATCATCCTGGTCGAGACCAGCAACACCTACACCCCCGTCTTCAAGGTCGGTATCGGCCCCCGAGAGCTGCAGAACTTCGTCTTTACCCGCCCCCGCTTCGCGCCCCAGATCGCCTGGGTCGGCCCCCGCCCCGGCGGCTGA
- the recN gene encoding DNA repair protein RecN, translating to MLRTLEIRDMLIIDRLELLFRPGLNVLTGETGAGKSILLDSLGFVLGWRGRAELVRPGAERGEVTAVFDLAPDHPARVILHEAGLPDEDDELILRRVNMAGGRKTAWVNDRRCSGEVLRALADTLVELHGQHDDRGLLDARGHRRMLDDFAGLGPMRDRLRDSWEALRTARRAEAGAREALDLLRAEEDRLRHEVAELDALDPQPGEEPALDAERRRMQAAEQICDDIARAHGLLGGDGAGGAGGAEQTLGDALRWLEGAAARAEGMLDEPLAALSRALDETAAAQRGVQDALESLRFDGPRLEQIEERLFAIRGLARKHTVAPDELGELAATLRGRLAALDAGEADLADLAAAVARGEADYQAAAAELSAQRGAAAARLDAAVMAELAPLRMERAEFRTAITRAEPGPEGQDAVTFTVTTNPGVPPGPLSRIASGGELSRFLLALKVCLSAPGGGVTMIFDEIDRGVGGATADAVGRRLEALAQGGQVLVVTHSPQVAARGAHHWRVQKETRAESTRTMVAPLDRDARTDEIARMLAGDSITPEARAAARALLDDAGDGG from the coding sequence ATGCTGCGAACGCTTGAAATCCGCGACATGCTGATCATCGACCGGCTGGAACTGCTGTTCCGGCCGGGCCTGAACGTGCTGACCGGGGAAACCGGCGCCGGCAAGTCGATCCTGCTGGATTCGCTCGGTTTCGTGCTGGGCTGGCGCGGACGCGCGGAACTCGTGCGCCCGGGGGCCGAGCGCGGCGAGGTCACGGCGGTGTTCGACCTTGCCCCGGATCATCCTGCGCGGGTGATCCTGCACGAGGCGGGCCTGCCCGATGAAGACGACGAGCTGATCCTGCGGCGCGTCAACATGGCCGGCGGGCGCAAGACCGCATGGGTCAATGACCGGCGCTGTTCGGGCGAGGTGCTGAGGGCGCTTGCCGATACATTGGTCGAACTGCACGGGCAGCATGACGATCGCGGATTGCTCGACGCGCGCGGACATCGCCGGATGCTGGACGATTTCGCCGGGCTCGGCCCGATGCGCGACCGGCTGCGCGATAGCTGGGAGGCGCTTCGCACGGCGCGGCGGGCCGAGGCCGGGGCGCGCGAGGCGCTCGATCTGCTGCGCGCCGAAGAGGACCGCCTGCGTCACGAGGTGGCCGAACTCGACGCGCTCGACCCGCAGCCCGGCGAAGAGCCCGCGCTCGATGCCGAGCGCCGACGCATGCAGGCGGCGGAACAGATTTGCGACGATATCGCCCGTGCCCATGGCCTGCTTGGCGGCGATGGTGCGGGCGGGGCCGGTGGGGCAGAGCAGACGCTCGGCGATGCGCTGCGCTGGCTCGAGGGGGCGGCGGCGCGGGCGGAGGGGATGCTCGACGAGCCGCTCGCGGCGCTTTCGCGCGCGCTGGACGAGACGGCGGCGGCGCAGCGAGGGGTTCAGGATGCGCTTGAATCGTTGCGCTTCGATGGGCCGCGGCTCGAGCAGATCGAGGAACGCCTGTTTGCGATCCGCGGGCTTGCGCGCAAGCACACCGTCGCGCCAGATGAGCTTGGCGAGCTTGCCGCGACACTGCGCGGGCGGCTCGCGGCGCTGGACGCGGGCGAGGCCGATCTTGCCGATCTTGCCGCGGCGGTCGCCCGGGGCGAGGCGGACTATCAGGCGGCCGCGGCCGAGCTGTCCGCGCAGCGCGGTGCGGCGGCGGCGCGCCTTGATGCGGCGGTGATGGCCGAACTTGCGCCGCTCAGGATGGAGCGGGCCGAGTTTCGCACCGCGATCACCCGCGCCGAACCCGGCCCCGAGGGGCAGGACGCGGTGACCTTCACCGTCACGACCAACCCGGGCGTGCCTCCCGGCCCGCTGAGCCGGATCGCCTCGGGCGGGGAACTCAGCCGGTTCCTGCTCGCGCTGAAGGTCTGCCTGAGCGCCCCGGGCGGGGGCGTGACCATGATCTTTGACGAAATCGACCGGGGCGTCGGCGGCGCCACCGCGGATGCCGTCGGGCGGCGCCTCGAGGCGCTGGCGCAGGGCGGGCAGGTGCTGGTCGTGACCCATTCGCCGCAGGTCGCGGCGCGCGGTGCGCATCACTGGCGCGTGCAGAAGGAAACCCGCGCCGAGAGCACCCGGACGATGGTCGCGCCGCTGGACCGGGACGCCCGCACCGACGAGATCGCCCGGATGCTGGCCGGCGACAGCATCACCCCCGAGGCCCGCGCCGCCGCCCGGGCGCTGCTTGACGATGCAGGCGACGGCGGCTGA